In a genomic window of Gossypium arboreum isolate Shixiya-1 chromosome 9, ASM2569848v2, whole genome shotgun sequence:
- the LOC108454197 gene encoding protein ABSCISIC ACID-INSENSITIVE 5 produces MLSFFVLFVRSELTGFSHKEKRMVVSESEIGEVESPLQGANQQQKNHPFSELGRQSSIYSLTLDEFQHTLCDGGKNFGSMNMDEFLTSIWNAEENQAINSNNNNTNHQINSANKQDSDQVHLSFNETSSSKGIAKQPSLPRQGSLTLPAPLCRKTVDEVWSEIQRGQQGQGQSNNSNVQNADENASTRRQPTFGEMTLEDFLIKAGVVREQCMPPQPPSVLPSPHHQPPQYGLYRTGNNPTVSPGFVSRPVGFSGTAYQTMPPGLNDGKTGGAYQPAAPPLTTVIYNGKVTGGGGYGPGKTIGGVAPVSPVSSERLCTNQVDNAASQFGMEMVAVRGRQRIIDGPIEKVVERRQRRMIKNRESAARSRARKQAYTVELEAELNQLKQENAHLKQALAELERKRKQQCFEEWKTKTQTKARKARERLRIMRSLSCPL; encoded by the exons ATGCTCTCTTTCTTTGTTCTCTTTGTTCGGTCTGAATTAACAGGTTTTAGTCACAAAGAAAAAAGAATGGTGGTCTCCGAGTCTGAGATCGGCGAGGTCGAGTCACCATTGCAGGGGGCAAATCAGCAACAGAAGAACCACCCATTCTCAGAACTTGGAAGGCAATCTTCAATTTATTCTCTAACACTTGATGAGTTCCAGCATACACTGTGTGATGGCGGGAAGAACTTTGGGTCCATGAACATGGACGAGTTCCTTACCAGCATCTGGAACGCTGAAGAAAACCAGGCTATCAACTCCAACAATAACAACACCAATCATCAAATCAACTCTGCAAATAAACAAGATAGCGATCAAGTTCATTTGTCTTTTAATGAAACATCAAGCAGTAAAGGTATAGCTAAGCAGCCTAGTCTGCCAAGGCAAGGCTCGCTTACACTTCCTGCACCGCTGTGCCGGAAGACGGTCGATGAAGTTTGGTCTGAGATACAAAGAGGGCAGCAAGGACAAGGGCAGAGTAACAATAGCAACGTACAAAATGCTGATGAGAATGCCAGTACTCGGCGGCAGCCGACTTTTGGTGAGATGACCTTGGAGGATTTCTTGATCAAAGCAGGGGTAGTAAGGGAACAATGCATGCCACCACAACCACCATCGGTACTGCCTTCACCGCATCATCAGCCACCACAATATGGGCTGTATCGAACGGGCAATAACCCTACAGTTAGTCCAGGTTTTGTTTCCAGGCCTGTTGGCTTTAGTGGGACTGCATACCAGACAATGCCTCCAGGTTTGAATGATGGTAAGACTGGTGGTGCCTACCAGCCAGCTGCGCCACCACTAACAACGGTTATTTATAATGGGAAGGTAACTGGTGGTGGTGGCTATGGACCGGGAAAGACAATCGGAGGGGTGGCTCCAGTGAGTCCAGTCTCATCGGAAAGGCTTTGTACCAATCAAGTTGATAATGCAGCTTCACAATTCGGGATGGAGATGGTTGCGGTACGAGGAAGGCAAAGGATCATCGATGGTCCAATAGAGAAGGTGGTCGAGAGAAGGCAGCGTAGGATGATTAAGAACAGAGAGTCAGCTGCAAGGTCTAGAGCTAGAAAACAG GCATACACAGTTGAGCTAGAAGCTGAATTGAATCAATTGAAACAAGAAAATGCCCACCTTAAGCAGGCTCTG GCAGAACTCGAGAGGAAAAGAAAGCAGCAG tgcTTTGAGGAATGGAAAACGAAAACACAAACAAAAGCCCGGAAAGCTAGAGAAAGACTAAGAATAATGAGAAGTCTGAGTTGTCCATTGTAA
- the LOC108454039 gene encoding cell division protein FtsZ homolog 2-1, chloroplastic-like has translation MATATFPYFTPSDSRSMGVLNVLGGRVLMENPLGRFSCLKIYEGKSGFSSASQKSTMPSFRCSADARSISHYQNKDPFLNLHPEVSMLRGEGNNTVTNPRKDSSSGTVIESVGDMSGSSNYNEAKIKVIGVGGGGSNAVNRMIESAMKGVEFWIVNTDVQAMKMSPVFPKHRLQIGLELTRGLGAGGNPEIGMNAAKESKESIEEALYGSDMVFVTAGMGGGTGTGGAPVIAGVAKSMGILTVGIVTTPFSFEGRRRVVQAQEGIAALRENVDTLIVIPNDKLLTAVSSSTPVTEAFNLADDILRQGVRGISDIITIPGLVNVDFADVRTIMANAGSSLMGIGTATGKTRARDAALNAIQSPLLDIGIERATGIVWNITGGSDLTLFEVNAAAEVIYDLVDPAANLIFGAVIDPSISGQVSITLIATGFKRQEESEERPPQASQVAQGDTGLGTNRWLSFGEGSSVDVPEFLKKKGRSRHPRA, from the exons ATGGCGACTGCTACATTTCCTTATTTTACACCTTCGGATAGTAGATCAATGGGGGTACTTAATGTTCTAGGAGGGAGAGTGTTAATGGAGAATCCTTTAGGGAGATTTAGCTGCCTTAAAATATATGAGGGAAAAAGTGGGTTTTCTAGTGCCAGCCAAAAGTCTACCATGCCAAGTTTTAGATGTTCTGCCGACGCTCGCAGTATCAGTCACTACCAAAATAAAGATCCTTTTCTGAATCTGCATCCTGAAGTTTCAATGCTTAGAGGTGAAGGGAACAATACAGTAACCAACCCAAGAAAGGATAGCTCTAGTGGAACTGTTATTGAAAGCGTAGGAGACATGTCTGGTTCAAGTAACTATAATGAAGCTAAGATCAAAGTCATCGGTGTTGGAGGTGGTGGTTCAAACGCGGTTAATCGCATGATTGAGAGCGCAATGAAGGGTGTAGAGTTCTGGATTGTTAACACTGATGTTCAAGCCATGAAAATGTCACCTGTCTTTCCTAAGCACCGCTTGCAAATTGGTCTGGAGCTAACTAGGGGTCTTGGTGCTGGTGGGAACCCAGAGATTGGTATGAATGCTGCCAAAGAAAGCAAGGAGTCAATAGAAGAGGCCCTTTATGGTTCTGATATGGTATTTGTTACT GCTGGAATGGGCGGTGGAACTGGAACTGGTGGAGCTCCTGTAATTGCAGGGGTTGCAAAGTCAATGGGTATATTGACTGTTGGTATTGTCACTACCCCTTTTTCTTTTGAGGGAAGAAGGAGAGTTGTTCAAGCACAGGAAGGAATTGCAGCTCTAAGAGAAAATGTTGACACATTAATTGTTATTCCAAATGACAAGTTGTTGACTGCAGTTTCCTCGTCTACTCCAGTAACAGAAGCATTTAATCTGGCTGATGATATTCTTCGACAAGGTGTTCGTGGTATCTCTGATATAATTACG ATTCCAGGGCTAGTGAATGTGGATTTTGCTGATGTGAGAACTATAATGGCAAATGCTGGTTCTTCACTGATGGGAATAGGAACTGCAACTG GTAAAACAAGGGCAAGAGATGCTGCACTCAATGCCATCCAATCACCTTTGTTAGATATTGGCATAGAAAGGGCTACTGGAATTGTCTGGAACATAACTGGTGGAAGTGATTTAACCTTGTTTGAG GTTAATGCTGCCGCTGAGGTAATATATGATCTTGTGGATCCAGCTGCCAATTTAATATTTGGAGCAGTGATAGATCCATCTATTAGTGGCCAA GTAAGTATAACTCTAATCGCCACGGGATTTAAACGTCAAGAAGAAAGCGAAGAGAGGCCCCCTCAG GCGAGTCAGGTAGCACAGGGAGATACTGGTCTTGGAACTAACCGGTGGCTGTCTTTTGGTGAAGGCAGTTCTGTTGATGTCCCGGAGTTCCTGAAGAAGAAAGGGCGGTCACGCCATCCGAGAGCTTGA
- the LOC108455515 gene encoding protein CIA1-like, which yields MVRWHPTMDILFSCSYDNTAKVWWSEDADGGWDCVQTLGESSKNHLCILSGFHDRTIFSVHWSSGAADDAVRLFVESKDGLMNGPPSYQLPLKKEKAQDSGALGKNVYLLLQEQGVRAGNFVLIRIP from the exons ATGGTTCGGTGGCATCCCACAATGGATATTTTGTTTTCCTGTAGCTACGATAACACTGCAAAG GTTTGGTGGTCAGAGGATGCTGATGGTGGTTGGGACTGTGTGCAAACTTTAGGTGAATCTAGCAA GAATCATCTGTGCATTCTCTCAGGTTTTCATGATCGAACAATCTTTTCAGTTCACTGGTCAAG TGGAGCTGCTGATGATGCTGTACGGTTGTTTGTAGAAAGCAAAGATGGTTTG ATGAATGGACCACCTTCATATCAATTGCCATTGAAGAAGGAGAAGGCCCAAGACAGTGGTGCCCTGGG GAAAAACGTCTACTTGCTTCTGCAAGAACAAGGTGTGAGAGCTGGCAACTTTGTCCTGATCAGGAttccttga
- the LOC108454680 gene encoding cytochrome b-c1 complex subunit 9, mitochondrial-like codes for MDSATRRRSQGGLFEGLYRVIMRRNSVYVTFVIAGAFLGERAVDYGVHRLWEYNNVGKRYEDIPVLGQRQSEE; via the exons ATGGATTCTGCAACTCGAAGAAGAAGTCAAGGAGGCCTCTTCGAAGGTCTCTACAGAGTCATCATGCGACGTAACTCTGTATACGTCACCTTTGTCATCGCCGGCGCTTTTCTCGGAGAACGC GCTGTGGATTATGGAGTTCATAGGCTCTGGGAATACAACAATGTTGGG AAACGATATGAAGACATTCCAGTGCTAGGACAGCGGCAATCAGAGGAATGA